One Oryza sativa Japonica Group chromosome 8, ASM3414082v1 DNA window includes the following coding sequences:
- the LOC107276497 gene encoding uncharacterized protein, giving the protein MHAAAAAATAGIISPPTPRLLRANTRATFVSFPRRSPPTTSLLSASSALAPAPPSANPKYHNAKVDEGDEEVDGEELLQRFRREVARAGVMEEIRWRRRHEDARDKRKRKARSAGRRFRRRC; this is encoded by the exons atgcacgccgccgccgcagccgccaccgcGGGGATCATCTCGCCGCCTACACCTCGTCTCCTCCGCGCGAACACCAGGGCCACCTTCGTCTCCTTCCCGCGGCGATCGCCTCCCACGACCTCCCTCCTCTCGGCCTCGTCCGCCCTGGCCCCCGCCCCGCCGTCGGCCAACCCCAAGTACCACAACGCGAAGGTGGACGAGGGCGACGAGGAGGTGGACGGGGAGGAGCTGTTGCAGAGGTTCAGGCGGGAGGTGGCGCGCGCCGGCGTCATGGAGGAGatcaggtggcggcggaggcacgAGGACGCCCGGGACAAGCGCAAGCGCAAGGCCCGCTCCGCCGGCCGGAGGTTTCGCCGGAG Gtgctaa
- the LOC136351406 gene encoding uncharacterized protein: protein MATAAAEAVAIPVEEELKRAAEKMENNFSKIKTKIHRYPSIFRSLISTDDRYFVPRAVAIGPYHHGAPHLKEAEEVKRAAAYYFCGESGHSVEEVYQRILLVVAEARSCYVDDDTVASIGEESWFNSNDASMERDIFLLENQLPWVVLDALMTFSYTPSHLLGFLRYYQSGLSMPNGSMALEPPEGITSISQTSSAIELAEMGINLVANKKTWFNDMSISKGALFGKLFMAPLVMDDQNACWLINMMALEIFSASTGMASTGMDGEDTVCSYVSLLAMLMSREEDVHELRVKRILHGDFSNQHTLVFFKNLVDLIPIPFQHCYLLDNLEAYRRKRWIWIPIHKFIYNNLKTIVTVFSIIGVLVGIFKTLMSIKQHQQ, encoded by the exons ATGGCCACGGCCGCTGCAGAAGCCGTAGCGATTCCGGTCGAAGAGGAGCTGAAAAGAGCAGCCGAAAAGATGGAGAATAACTTCTCCAAGATCAAAACCAAGATCCACAGGTACCCTTCAATTTTTCGAAGCTTAATTAGCACAGATGACCGCTACTTCGTCCCAAGAGCTGTAGCCATCGGTCCTTACCACCATGGCGCACCCCACCTCAAGGAGGCAGAGGAGGTCAAGCGTGCGGCCGCCTACTACTTCTGCGGGGAGTCAGGCCACTCGGTTGAGGAGGTCTACCAGAGAATCCTCTTGGTTGTAGCCGAAGCCCGAAGCTGCTATGTGGATGATGACACGGTGGCAAGCATAGGCGAAG AAAGTTGGTTCAACTCCAACGATGCTAGCATGGAGAGGGACATCTTTCTGCTAGAGAACCAGCTCCCATGGGTGGTGCTGGATGCCCTCATGACCTTTAG CTACACACCATCACATCTCCTTGGCTTCCTTCGGTACTACCAATCAGGGCTGAGCATGCCTAATGGAAGCATGGCCCTCGAACCCCCTGAAGGAATTACTTCAATATCACAGACTAGCAGCGCCATCGAGCTTGCAGAAATGGGCATCAACCTGGTAGCCAACAAGAAAACATGGTTTAATGACATGAGCATCAGCAAAGGTGCCTTGTTCGGCAAGCTCTTCATGGCACCTCTCGTCATGGACGACCAAAATGCATGCTGGCTCATCAATATGATGGCACTCGAGATTTTCTCGGCCTCTACTGGCATGGCCTCTACTGGCATGGATGGTGAAGACACTGTCTGCTCTTACGTATCCCTCCTCGCGATGCTGATGAGCCGGGAGGAAGACGTGCACGAGCTGCGAGTGAAGCGTATCCTACATGGTGATTTCAGCAACCAGCACACACTCGTATTCTTCAAGAACCTTGTCGATCTAATTCCCATTCCTTTTCAGCACTGCTATTTATTGGACAATCTTGAAGCATACAGGCGTAAGAGGTGGATATGGATCCCTATACACAAGTTCATCTACAACAACTTGAAGACCATCGTCACGGTGTTCTCCATAATCGGCGTTCTCGTCGGCATCTTCAAAACACTCATGTCTATCAAGCAACACCAGCAGTAG
- the LOC4344547 gene encoding small ribosomal subunit protein bS21c yields the protein MCAAAAAAATAGIISPPTPSLLWANTRATFVSFPRRSPPTTSLLSASSAPAPAPPSANPKYHNAKVNAGDEEVDGEELLQRFRREVARAGVMEEIRWRRRHEDARDKRKRKARSAARRFRRRHFKGPYPFGDEQEPKEGIMEDDKHDNWELPGGELPSYR from the exons atgtgcgccgccgccgccgcagccgccaccgcGGGGATCATCTCACCGCCTACACCTAGTCTCCTCTGGGCGAACACCAGGGCCACCTTCGTCTCCTTCCCGCGGCGATCGCCTCCCACGACCTCCCTCctctcggcctcctccgccccgGCCCCCGCCCCGCCGTCGGCCAACCCCAAGTACCACAACGCGAAGGTGAACGCGGGCGACGAGGAGGTGGACGGGGAGGAGCTGCTTCAGCGGTTCAGGCGGGAGGTGGCCCGTGCGGGAGTCATGGAGGAGatcaggtggcggcggaggcacgAGGACGCCCGGGACAAGCGCAAGCGCAAGGCCCGCTCCGCCGCCCGGAGGTTTCGCCGGAG GCATTTCAAGGGTCCGTACCCATTTGGTGACGAGCAGGAACCAAAGGAGGGGATCATGGAGGATGATAAGCATGACAATTGGGAGCTTCCTGGAGGAGAGCTCCCTTCTTACAGATGA